The following are encoded together in the Triticum dicoccoides isolate Atlit2015 ecotype Zavitan chromosome 6B, WEW_v2.0, whole genome shotgun sequence genome:
- the LOC119321861 gene encoding agamous-like MADS-box protein AGL80, with product MARKKSVRKKVTLKYIANDSTRRTRFRKRLGGLMNKAAQLATLCDVKTCVVVYGEREAEPKVFPSHAEAVDILNGFKSMPELGHCKKTMDQEAFLTQRTAKLRDQVYKARRECQDSEIRYLLYNIMHGNHPGLVGLSVEELVCVGWKVDELLKSLGERMEKNHVQAPPPAPCVSTGSIDMGSLTQYLASPQQQEGWLDIMSSGGDVDTQVGCNTRHDGANFSSGDLMRQMQSSDLGFSSSPFPPM from the coding sequence ATGGCTCGCAAGAAGTCGGTCCGCAAGAAGGTGACCCTCAAGTACATCGCCAATGACTCCACCCGGCGCACTAGGTTCAGGAAGCGTCTCGGGGGGCTGATGAACaaggcggcccagctggccaccctgTGCGACGTCAAGACCTGCGTGGTGGTGTACGGCGAGCGCGAGGCGGAGCCTAAGGTATTCCCTTCCCACGCCGAGGCGGTCGATATCCTCAATGGATTCAAAAGCATGCCAGAGCTAGGGCATTGCAAGAAGACGATGGACCAGGAGGCCTTCCTCACCCAGCGCACCGCCAAGCTCCGGGACCAGGTCTACAAGGCTCGCCGCGAGTGCCAGGACAGTGAGATTAGGTACCTCCTTTACAACATCATGCACGGCAACCACCCAGGCCTCGTTGGCCTCAGCGTCGAGGAGCTCGTCTGCGTTGGCTGGAAGGTGGACGAGCTCCTCAAGAGCCTCGGCGAACGCATGGAGAAAAACCATGTCCAGGCTCCACCGCCAGCTCCATGCGTCAGCACCGGCAGCATAGACATGGGGTCCCTGACACAGTATCTCGCGTCACCGCAGCAGCAGGAAGGCTGGCTTGACATTATGAGCTCCGGAGGGGACGTCGACACCCAGGTCGGTTGCAACACCAGGCACGATGGCGCCAACTTCTCCAGCGGTGATCTAATGAGGCAGATGCAGTCCTCCGATCTGGGGTTCAGTTCGAGTCCTTTCCCTCCCATGTAA